A window from Hoeflea sp. IMCC20628 encodes these proteins:
- a CDS encoding DUF58 domain-containing protein gives MAPIGHLTQPTLRLDALARARQRAALLPDCLAEARRVANTVIAGWHGRRKRGIGETFWQFRPYVDGESLSNIDWRRSARDDHLYVRDREWEAAHTIWLWADQSPSMLYQSDAAPVAKESRALVLMLALAEVLSRSGERIGCPGVMDPVSSRNAAERLALALSHAPAQTGLPDLSQVGRMSDVVLIGDFLDPDTALDRCIGPAARRGIRGHAIEISDPAEETFPYAGRTEFRDPETGAKLVAGRAETIAADYRRAWLARRETLAQGVRRLGWSYLAHSTDRLASEALASAHVHLSGIPTAQKKITA, from the coding sequence ATGGCCCCGATCGGCCACCTGACCCAGCCGACACTGCGGCTTGATGCGCTGGCTCGTGCACGCCAGCGCGCAGCCCTGCTGCCCGATTGTCTGGCCGAAGCCCGGCGCGTCGCCAACACCGTGATCGCCGGCTGGCACGGCCGGCGCAAACGCGGCATCGGCGAAACCTTCTGGCAGTTCCGCCCCTATGTCGACGGCGAATCGCTGTCGAACATTGATTGGCGCAGGTCAGCCCGCGACGATCATCTCTATGTCCGCGACCGCGAATGGGAAGCCGCCCACACCATCTGGCTGTGGGCCGATCAGTCGCCCTCCATGCTCTACCAGTCCGATGCGGCGCCGGTCGCCAAGGAAAGCCGTGCGCTGGTGCTGATGCTGGCGCTGGCCGAAGTGCTGTCGCGCTCCGGAGAACGCATTGGCTGTCCCGGCGTCATGGATCCGGTCTCCTCGCGCAACGCCGCCGAGCGTCTGGCGCTGGCCTTGTCGCATGCGCCGGCGCAAACAGGCCTGCCTGATCTCAGCCAGGTCGGGCGGATGAGCGATGTCGTGCTGATCGGTGATTTTCTCGATCCCGACACAGCACTTGACCGCTGCATCGGACCGGCGGCACGGCGCGGCATCCGCGGCCATGCCATCGAGATTTCTGACCCGGCCGAGGAAACCTTCCCCTATGCCGGTCGCACCGAATTCCGCGATCCCGAGACCGGCGCCAAGCTTGTCGCCGGGCGTGCCGAGACCATTGCCGCCGATTACCGCCGCGCCTGGCTGGCCCGCCGCGAAACACTGGCGCAAGGCGTTCGGCGTTTGGGCTGGAGCTATCTCGCCCACAGTACCGACCGGCTGGCGTCTGAAGCGCTCGCCTCTGCGCATGTGCATCTCTCCGGCATCCCCACCGCGCAAAAGAAGATCACCGCATGA
- a CDS encoding CoA pyrophosphatase, whose translation MTGATSDFPLRFDAQDFRRRAHGHDPERAFGLEPAHLGHGDHVLNPTLVSSLAGVKLRDAAVLVPVTDAGTLSQVILTRRTTTMRKHSGQVAFPGGAIDPEDGSPEIAAMREAEEEIGLDRQFVEPIGRLPVYMTTTGFRITPVLAVVRPGYTITPNPDEVDAVFETPLSFLMDPANHKRESRVWDGIERHYFAMPFGPHRIWGVTAGIIRTMYERLYA comes from the coding sequence TTGACCGGTGCGACTTCCGACTTTCCGTTGAGGTTTGATGCGCAAGATTTTCGCCGGCGTGCCCATGGTCACGATCCGGAGCGGGCTTTCGGGCTCGAGCCGGCGCATCTCGGCCATGGTGATCACGTGCTGAATCCGACACTGGTCTCCAGTCTCGCCGGCGTCAAACTGCGCGATGCGGCAGTGTTGGTTCCTGTGACCGATGCCGGAACTCTCTCCCAGGTGATCCTGACGCGGCGCACGACGACGATGCGCAAGCATTCGGGCCAGGTGGCGTTCCCCGGCGGCGCCATTGATCCCGAGGACGGCAGCCCAGAAATTGCCGCCATGCGCGAGGCTGAAGAGGAAATCGGGCTTGATCGGCAATTCGTTGAACCGATCGGGCGGCTTCCGGTTTACATGACCACAACCGGATTCCGGATTACGCCGGTGCTGGCAGTGGTGCGGCCCGGTTATACCATCACCCCGAACCCGGACGAAGTTGATGCGGTGTTTGAAACGCCGCTGTCCTTCCTGATGGATCCTGCCAACCACAAGCGCGAAAGCCGCGTCTGGGATGGTATCGAACGGCATTATTTCGCCATGCCCTTTGGGCCACACCGTATCTGGGGTGTGACCGCCGGGATCATTCGCACCATGTATGAAAGACTTTACGCATGA
- a CDS encoding DUF4159 domain-containing protein yields the protein MIAGLPIAFGAPAILLGLLALPVIWWLLRLTPPRPQAEPFAPLAILALVLKNEETPSRSPWWLTALRLLIAALVILALAEPVLNPRDKALSVDGPLALIIDNGWASAPDWDTRTEAANILISEAEDLDIPVSIVFTADRRHDATPGTFERAREQLRAAKPRPLLPERGDAMSALIAALGQTRPGTVAFLTDGIDTDDATEALNQLAMLEPAAIRIIGADNAQALALTHADNGADALSISASRLDPSATENHRLTARDSKGREISSGTLSFEAGDNEATATISAPFEIRNDIARLDVTGIDTAGSVRLLDDSFRRRRVALVSGEAADVAQPLLSPLYYINRALSPYADLIEADSADMSAAIPKLLAQAPAVMVMADIGVLPDDVSKPLNDWIESGGTLIRFAGPRLAAAPADDPLSPVLLRKGERELGGALSWIEPQSLADYPATSPFAGLPTPRDVTVSRQVLAEPSADLAARTWTSLADGTPLVTAAERGAGRIVLFHVTAEAGWSNLPISGHFVDMLRRVVQLSRAVAGGGETGSGIPPPWRLLDANGTLIPASGDAKPLDLTAGAVAKVSGDNPPGLYGAEDGFVALNLFGQDDTLAAINIPEFEVPVTRVSLGRDSAVDFRPWLFGAALLALLIDTLIVLLLNGAFRRKGMRPAQAAAAFLFAVGVSLLLVSAPGSARAQDAQPGDAQLLESLDETRLAYVITGDEEADTTSRYGLDSLSRYLSSRTALEPGTAIGVDIETDQLALYPLIYWPMSEDAALPTPAAISRIDAYMKSGGTVLFDTRDRIIDLGGGSSLLTQKLQQILANLDIPPLEPVPSDHVLTKSFFLLDTFPGRYADGPLWVEATPDSDNPAERPARSGDGVSSILITGNDMAAAWAIDDGGYPMFSTVPADPWQREYAYRAGVNIVMYMLTGNYKADQVHIPALLERLGQ from the coding sequence ATGATCGCCGGTCTGCCCATCGCCTTTGGCGCGCCGGCAATCCTGCTCGGGCTCTTGGCCTTGCCGGTAATCTGGTGGCTGTTGCGGCTGACCCCGCCGCGCCCGCAAGCTGAACCCTTCGCGCCGCTGGCCATTCTCGCGCTTGTGCTCAAGAATGAGGAAACCCCATCGCGCAGCCCCTGGTGGCTCACCGCACTCCGACTGCTGATTGCCGCGCTGGTGATTCTGGCGCTGGCCGAACCTGTGCTCAATCCGCGCGACAAGGCGCTGTCGGTTGACGGTCCGCTGGCCTTGATCATCGACAATGGCTGGGCCAGCGCGCCCGACTGGGACACACGCACCGAGGCCGCCAACATCCTGATCAGCGAAGCCGAAGACCTCGATATCCCGGTGTCGATCGTCTTCACCGCCGATCGCCGCCATGACGCCACGCCGGGCACCTTCGAGCGCGCCCGCGAGCAGTTGCGCGCCGCCAAGCCCCGGCCGTTGCTGCCCGAGCGTGGTGATGCGATGTCCGCCTTGATCGCAGCCCTTGGCCAGACCCGCCCCGGCACCGTCGCTTTTCTCACCGATGGCATCGACACCGATGACGCCACCGAAGCTCTCAATCAGCTTGCCATGCTCGAACCGGCAGCGATCCGCATTATTGGTGCCGACAACGCCCAGGCGCTCGCCCTCACCCATGCAGACAATGGCGCCGATGCGCTTAGTATCTCGGCCAGCCGTCTCGACCCATCTGCAACTGAAAATCACCGGCTGACCGCCCGCGACAGCAAGGGCCGGGAGATTTCCTCGGGCACGCTCAGTTTCGAGGCAGGCGACAATGAGGCCACGGCGACAATCTCCGCCCCGTTCGAAATCCGCAATGACATTGCCCGGCTGGATGTGACCGGCATCGACACCGCCGGATCGGTGCGGCTGCTCGATGACAGTTTCCGCCGCCGCCGGGTGGCACTGGTGTCGGGCGAAGCCGCAGACGTCGCCCAGCCGCTGCTCTCGCCGCTTTACTATATCAACCGCGCGCTTTCGCCCTATGCCGACCTGATCGAGGCCGACAGCGCCGACATGTCCGCGGCGATCCCCAAACTCCTGGCCCAGGCGCCGGCCGTCATGGTCATGGCCGATATCGGCGTGCTTCCCGACGATGTCAGCAAGCCGCTCAATGACTGGATCGAAAGCGGCGGAACGCTGATTCGCTTCGCCGGACCACGGTTGGCGGCAGCGCCTGCCGATGATCCGCTATCGCCGGTGCTGTTGCGCAAGGGCGAACGTGAACTGGGCGGCGCCCTGTCCTGGATCGAGCCGCAATCGCTGGCCGATTATCCCGCCACTTCCCCGTTTGCCGGGCTGCCGACGCCGCGCGATGTCACGGTCAGCCGTCAGGTGCTGGCCGAACCCTCCGCCGATCTGGCGGCACGCACCTGGACAAGCCTCGCCGACGGCACCCCGCTGGTCACCGCCGCCGAGCGTGGCGCCGGCCGCATCGTGCTGTTTCACGTCACCGCCGAGGCCGGTTGGTCCAACCTGCCGATATCGGGCCATTTCGTTGACATGTTGCGCCGCGTGGTGCAGTTGTCGCGCGCTGTTGCCGGTGGTGGCGAAACCGGGTCGGGCATTCCGCCGCCCTGGCGCCTGCTTGACGCTAATGGCACTTTGATACCGGCAAGCGGCGATGCCAAGCCACTCGATCTCACTGCCGGTGCCGTTGCCAAAGTGAGTGGCGACAACCCGCCCGGCCTGTATGGCGCGGAGGATGGCTTCGTGGCGCTCAATCTGTTTGGCCAGGACGACACCCTTGCCGCGATAAATATTCCTGAATTCGAGGTCCCGGTTACCCGCGTATCTCTCGGCCGCGACAGCGCGGTTGATTTCAGACCATGGCTGTTTGGCGCCGCCTTGCTGGCCTTGCTGATCGATACGCTGATTGTGTTGCTGCTCAACGGCGCATTCCGCCGCAAGGGTATGCGTCCGGCACAGGCAGCCGCAGCGTTTCTGTTCGCAGTCGGCGTTTCCTTGTTGCTGGTCTCAGCCCCCGGCAGCGCCCGCGCCCAGGATGCTCAACCCGGCGACGCGCAATTGCTCGAAAGCCTCGACGAGACCCGTCTTGCCTATGTGATCACCGGTGACGAAGAGGCCGACACCACAAGTCGCTATGGTCTCGACAGCTTGTCGCGCTACCTCTCCAGCCGCACCGCACTTGAGCCCGGCACCGCCATCGGCGTCGACATCGAGACTGATCAACTGGCGCTCTACCCGCTGATCTACTGGCCGATGAGCGAGGATGCAGCGCTTCCGACGCCCGCCGCCATCAGCCGCATCGACGCCTATATGAAGAGCGGCGGCACGGTGCTGTTTGACACCCGCGACCGGATCATTGATCTCGGCGGCGGATCGAGCTTGTTGACGCAGAAACTGCAGCAGATTCTCGCCAATCTCGACATTCCACCGCTCGAGCCGGTTCCCTCCGACCATGTTCTGACCAAATCGTTCTTTCTGCTCGACACCTTCCCCGGCCGCTATGCCGACGGACCCTTGTGGGTGGAGGCAACGCCTGATTCCGACAATCCTGCGGAACGCCCGGCCCGCAGCGGTGATGGCGTTTCGTCGATCCTGATCACCGGCAACGACATGGCAGCCGCCTGGGCCATCGACGACGGCGGCTATCCGATGTTTTCGACAGTGCCGGCCGACCCATGGCAGCGCGAATATGCCTACCGCGCTGGCGTCAACATCGTCATGTACATGCTGACCGGCAATTACAAAGCCGATCAGGTCCACATTCCGGCACTGCTTGAACGGTTGGGACAATGA
- a CDS encoding DUF1285 domain-containing protein, whose amino-acid sequence MAKTRTTEKTDAAGLAALISRAQGDRNAGKDGLPPVEHWNPPYCGDIDMEIRADGTWFYMGTPIGRPALVRLFSTVLRGDEDGKIYLVTPVEKIGIRVIDAPFLAVEMTVAEEEDGQVLIFRTNVGDVVRAGPDNPLRFVTTGDTDQLKPYLMVRGRLEALVNRAVTYDLLALGEEAVIDGENMFVIRSAGAVFPVMPMAKLEAQL is encoded by the coding sequence ATGGCAAAAACAAGGACTACCGAGAAAACAGATGCCGCCGGTCTGGCGGCGCTGATTTCGCGCGCCCAGGGCGACCGCAATGCCGGCAAGGATGGCTTGCCGCCGGTTGAGCACTGGAATCCGCCCTATTGCGGCGATATCGACATGGAAATCCGTGCTGACGGCACCTGGTTCTATATGGGGACACCCATCGGTCGACCGGCGCTGGTACGGCTTTTTTCCACGGTTTTGCGCGGTGACGAGGACGGCAAGATCTATCTGGTCACGCCTGTGGAAAAGATCGGGATCCGTGTCATTGACGCCCCATTCCTGGCCGTCGAGATGACGGTTGCCGAGGAAGAGGATGGTCAGGTGCTGATATTCCGCACCAATGTCGGCGATGTGGTGCGTGCCGGGCCGGACAATCCGCTGCGATTCGTCACCACCGGCGATACCGACCAGCTCAAGCCCTATCTCATGGTGCGCGGCCGGCTTGAAGCCCTGGTCAACCGGGCTGTGACCTACGACCTTCTGGCGCTCGGCGAGGAAGCCGTGATTGACGGTGAAAACATGTTCGTCATCCGCTCGGCCGGTGCGGTGTTCCCGGTGATGCCGATGGCAAAGCTAGAGGCGCAGCTTTGA
- a CDS encoding membrane protein, translating into MSLAFDPFVPLPLILALALIALLLVGWAIAKRMRGAALRALALSALVLALANPVANFEDREPVTGIVAVVVDRSPSQMSIDRTARTDAALKALTERISRYPAFELRIIEAVTDPDAQSPSTKLFEALASGIRDVPSSRLAGAVMITDGQVHDVPGSLSALGLDAPLHGLIVGDENEIDRRVDVVRSPRFGIVGEQQEIVYRVSEDGAAVSGPVPVTVRVNGKTITTETALPGQETSFNLKLPRGGENIVEFSVEAIDGEVTAANNHAVALIEGIRENLRVLLVSGAPHAGERAWRNLLKSDASVDLVHFTILRPPEKQDGTPISELSLIAFPTRELFIEKIDEFDLIIFDRYQNRGVLPVLYYDYIARYVEDGGALLIAAGPELAGIESIAETPLAPALPALPTGEVTEAGYYPRLSVDGKRHPVTRALPGGTNEPPQWGRWFRTVGVTDTVGDVVMSGANDEPLLVLNRYGDGRIAMLLSDHGWLWARGFEGGGPHVALYRRIAHWLMKEPSLEEEALRASASGRTLMVERQTMSDTTGPATIKLPSGEMRDITLAPAGDGLFKTEVTLDEPGLVEVTSGDLRALAHVGAVDAPEFRATVSTTDVIAPISADSGGLTTRVNAEASNLPQILPTRAATVNAGSRMGLRASNESVLKGVRSLPLFGGFLGLALMILALGATWFREGR; encoded by the coding sequence ATGAGCCTGGCCTTTGATCCATTTGTACCGCTGCCATTGATCCTTGCACTGGCCTTGATCGCCCTTCTGCTGGTTGGCTGGGCGATTGCCAAGCGCATGCGCGGCGCAGCGCTTCGGGCGCTGGCGCTTTCGGCGCTGGTGCTGGCGCTGGCCAATCCTGTGGCCAATTTCGAAGACCGAGAGCCGGTCACCGGCATCGTCGCCGTCGTCGTCGACCGCAGCCCCAGCCAGATGAGCATCGACCGCACCGCGCGCACCGATGCCGCGCTGAAGGCGCTCACCGAGCGGATCTCGCGCTACCCGGCATTTGAACTGCGGATCATCGAGGCCGTCACCGATCCCGATGCACAATCACCCTCGACAAAATTGTTCGAGGCGCTGGCGTCAGGCATTCGCGATGTTCCGAGTTCACGCCTCGCAGGTGCTGTAATGATCACCGACGGGCAGGTTCACGACGTGCCCGGCTCGCTGTCAGCGCTCGGCCTCGACGCACCTTTGCACGGGCTGATCGTCGGCGATGAAAACGAGATCGACCGGCGGGTCGATGTGGTGCGCAGCCCCCGTTTCGGCATCGTCGGTGAACAGCAGGAGATCGTCTACCGGGTCAGCGAAGATGGCGCCGCAGTTTCCGGACCTGTGCCGGTCACCGTGCGGGTCAATGGCAAGACCATTACCACCGAAACCGCCCTACCCGGCCAGGAAACCTCCTTCAATCTCAAACTGCCGCGCGGCGGAGAAAACATTGTCGAGTTCTCGGTCGAGGCGATCGACGGCGAGGTCACAGCCGCCAACAACCATGCCGTGGCGCTGATCGAGGGCATTCGCGAAAACCTCCGCGTGCTGCTGGTGTCCGGCGCGCCGCATGCCGGCGAACGCGCCTGGCGCAATCTGCTCAAATCCGACGCTTCGGTGGATCTGGTGCATTTCACCATTCTGCGCCCGCCGGAAAAACAGGACGGAACGCCAATATCGGAACTGTCGCTGATTGCCTTTCCGACCCGCGAACTGTTCATCGAGAAGATCGACGAATTCGATCTGATCATTTTCGACCGCTACCAGAACCGCGGCGTTCTGCCGGTGCTCTATTATGATTACATCGCCCGCTATGTCGAAGACGGCGGCGCGCTGCTGATTGCCGCCGGTCCCGAGCTTGCCGGTATTGAATCCATTGCCGAAACCCCGCTGGCGCCGGCGCTCCCGGCATTGCCGACCGGAGAGGTCACCGAGGCCGGCTATTATCCGCGGCTGTCTGTCGATGGCAAACGTCACCCGGTGACGCGCGCCTTGCCCGGCGGCACGAACGAGCCGCCGCAATGGGGCCGCTGGTTCCGCACTGTCGGCGTGACCGACACGGTCGGTGATGTGGTGATGAGCGGTGCCAATGACGAGCCGCTTCTGGTGCTCAACCGCTATGGCGATGGCCGCATCGCCATGCTTTTGTCCGATCACGGCTGGCTCTGGGCCCGCGGCTTTGAAGGCGGCGGACCGCATGTGGCGCTCTACCGGCGCATTGCCCACTGGCTGATGAAGGAACCCTCACTGGAAGAAGAGGCGCTGCGCGCATCTGCCAGTGGCCGCACCCTGATGGTCGAGCGCCAGACCATGAGCGATACCACCGGCCCTGCCACCATCAAGCTGCCCTCGGGCGAGATGCGCGATATCACCCTGGCGCCCGCTGGCGATGGCCTGTTCAAGACGGAAGTGACGCTGGATGAACCTGGACTGGTGGAAGTCACCTCGGGCGATTTGCGGGCGCTGGCCCATGTCGGCGCGGTGGATGCGCCCGAATTTCGCGCCACAGTGTCGACGACGGATGTGATCGCGCCTATCTCGGCCGACAGTGGTGGCCTGACCACGCGGGTCAATGCGGAAGCCTCCAATTTGCCGCAGATCCTGCCGACCCGGGCAGCCACCGTCAATGCCGGCAGCCGAATGGGCTTGCGCGCCAGCAATGAGAGCGTGCTCAAGGGCGTGCGATCACTGCCGCTGTTCGGTGGCTTTCTGGGCCTTGCCCTGATGATCCTGGCGCTGGGCGCCACATGGTTCCGCGAGGGCCGCTAA
- the ggpS gene encoding glucosylglycerol-phosphate synthase, which yields MASDLVIVYHRQPYEEVEENGKIVFRENKSPNGIVPTLKGFFGRVDKGAWIAWKLAEDAANPDFERVIEIEDSYGKYSVTRLPLTPDQVSSFYHITSKEAFWPILHSFKERYNYDPVDWPTFREVNWAFAEAAAAEAAPGAVVWVHDYNLWLVPGYLRKLRPDVKISFFHHTPFPAADMFNVLPWRREIVNSLLACDVVGFHIPRYAVNFVHVAQSLLEVGNVVRKDVNPDFVWEGTALSDRRVPESVQYEGRTIRISSAPVGIDWDFIQERAASEETRENAAAIRAELGDCKLILSVGRTDYTKGGVQQLESYERLLQAHPEMHGNVRLMHVSVGANRSMAAYEEIQGEIEQVAGRINGTFGSFEWQPVALISSAVPFKDLIAYYQLADVCWITPLADGMNLVCKEYAAARTDGDGVLVLSEFAGASVELSSAVITNPFSHRSMDTAIEQALAMPEEERRHRMAMLRNTVKRYGIKAWAEDQMSYFGDEEVLSKAS from the coding sequence ATGGCCAGCGACCTCGTTATTGTTTATCACCGTCAACCCTATGAAGAGGTTGAAGAAAACGGCAAGATCGTTTTCCGGGAAAACAAGAGCCCGAACGGGATCGTGCCGACACTGAAAGGCTTTTTCGGTCGCGTCGACAAGGGCGCATGGATCGCCTGGAAGCTTGCCGAAGACGCCGCCAATCCGGATTTCGAGCGGGTCATCGAGATCGAGGACAGCTATGGCAAATACTCGGTCACGCGGCTGCCGCTGACGCCTGACCAGGTGTCGAGCTTTTATCACATCACCTCGAAGGAAGCCTTCTGGCCGATCCTGCATTCCTTCAAGGAACGCTACAATTACGACCCCGTCGACTGGCCGACATTCCGCGAAGTCAACTGGGCCTTTGCCGAAGCCGCCGCGGCTGAAGCCGCACCGGGCGCGGTGGTCTGGGTGCATGACTACAATCTGTGGCTGGTGCCGGGTTACCTGCGCAAGCTGCGGCCTGATGTGAAGATCTCGTTCTTCCATCACACGCCGTTTCCGGCGGCCGACATGTTCAACGTGCTGCCGTGGCGGCGCGAGATCGTCAACAGCCTGCTGGCTTGCGACGTGGTCGGTTTTCACATTCCGCGCTATGCGGTGAATTTCGTCCATGTGGCGCAGAGCCTGCTCGAGGTCGGCAATGTCGTGCGCAAGGACGTCAATCCCGATTTCGTCTGGGAAGGCACCGCGCTGTCGGACCGCCGGGTGCCGGAATCGGTTCAGTATGAGGGACGCACGATCCGCATTTCCAGTGCGCCGGTGGGCATTGACTGGGACTTTATCCAGGAACGCGCCGCATCGGAGGAAACCCGCGAAAATGCCGCGGCAATCCGGGCGGAACTGGGCGATTGCAAGCTGATCCTGTCGGTCGGCCGCACCGATTACACCAAGGGCGGCGTCCAGCAGCTGGAAAGCTATGAACGTCTGCTGCAGGCGCATCCGGAAATGCACGGCAATGTGCGGCTGATGCATGTCTCGGTCGGCGCCAATCGCAGCATGGCGGCTTACGAGGAAATCCAGGGCGAAATCGAACAGGTGGCCGGCCGCATCAACGGCACGTTCGGCTCGTTCGAATGGCAACCGGTGGCGCTGATTTCATCGGCGGTGCCGTTCAAGGATCTGATTGCCTATTACCAGCTGGCCGATGTCTGCTGGATCACGCCGCTGGCCGATGGCATGAACCTGGTCTGCAAGGAATATGCCGCAGCGCGCACCGATGGTGACGGCGTTCTGGTGCTGTCCGAATTTGCCGGTGCGTCGGTGGAACTGTCGTCTGCGGTGATCACCAATCCGTTCTCGCACCGGTCGATGGACACGGCAATCGAGCAGGCGCTGGCGATGCCCGAAGAAGAGCGCCGCCACCGGATGGCGATGTTGCGCAATACGGTCAAACGCTATGGCATCAAGGCCTGGGCCGAAGACCAGATGAGCTATTTCGGTGACGAGGAAGTGCTGTCCAAAGCCAGCTAA
- a CDS encoding HAD family hydrolase produces the protein MTLAPTQPDGLHTRKFVLATDLDGTFLGGSDADRSRLYGWIEANRDTVGLIFVTGRDPKFIGDLCRDRGVPWPDYAVGDVGTTIATVSPETGVAPIEHLETEIAAQWGDAGDIVRARLDGHPGLTLQPTDFRYRVSYDIDADSFDASAWDIVLEMGFQPLISDNKFFDVLPDGISKGPSLRRLVEHLAIAPERVLCAGDTLNDLSMLECGLPAVAVGNSEPELVKRVAHLEHLHMAQAHGAAGILEAIRAFNMHDLPEGY, from the coding sequence ATGACCCTAGCCCCGACACAACCCGACGGCTTGCACACCCGCAAATTCGTCCTTGCCACCGATCTCGATGGCACCTTTCTGGGCGGCAGCGACGCGGACCGGTCGCGTCTGTATGGCTGGATAGAAGCCAACCGCGACACGGTCGGGCTGATCTTCGTTACTGGCCGGGACCCGAAATTCATCGGCGATCTGTGCCGCGACCGAGGCGTGCCGTGGCCCGACTATGCCGTCGGCGATGTCGGCACAACCATCGCCACGGTATCGCCGGAAACGGGTGTGGCGCCGATCGAACATCTCGAAACCGAAATTGCCGCGCAATGGGGCGATGCCGGCGACATCGTGCGCGCCAGGCTTGACGGCCATCCCGGACTGACGCTGCAACCCACCGATTTCCGCTATCGGGTCAGTTATGATATTGATGCCGACAGTTTTGATGCTTCGGCCTGGGATATCGTGCTGGAAATGGGATTTCAGCCGCTGATCTCGGACAACAAGTTCTTTGATGTCCTGCCGGATGGCATCAGCAAGGGCCCCTCCTTGCGCCGGCTTGTCGAGCACCTGGCGATTGCGCCGGAACGCGTGTTATGCGCCGGCGACACACTCAACGATCTGTCGATGCTGGAATGCGGTCTGCCCGCAGTCGCCGTCGGCAATTCGGAACCGGAACTGGTCAAGCGCGTTGCTCATCTTGAGCACCTGCACATGGCGCAAGCCCATGGCGCGGCAGGCATCTTGGAGGCAATCCGTGCCTTCAACATGCATGACCTACCAGAAGGATATTGA
- a CDS encoding MoxR family ATPase gives MGRIDTVTQPIDAKAAIAAAEHALADISAVRQAVSKVIFGQEKVVEQTLLAVLSGGHALLVGVPGLAKTKLVATLGTVLGLSTNRIQFTPDLMPSDILGSEVMDQDETGRRSFRFVPGPVFTQLLMADEINRASPRTQSALLQAMQEYHVTVAGAPHDLPRPFHVLATQNPLEQEGTYPLPEAQLDRFLMQVDVPYPEMAAERQILLETTGAEESIARPAITMERLAAIQMLIRQMPVPESVVDAILELVRAARPGHGNARVDETVSWGPGPRAGQALMLCARARALYDGRLAPSIDDVRALAEPILQHRMALTFAARAEGIGIRDVIAGLVTPKAG, from the coding sequence ATGGGACGTATCGACACTGTCACACAGCCAATTGACGCGAAAGCCGCAATCGCGGCCGCAGAGCACGCACTTGCGGATATCTCCGCTGTCAGACAGGCGGTGTCGAAAGTCATCTTTGGTCAGGAGAAAGTCGTCGAACAGACCCTGCTTGCGGTTTTGTCCGGCGGCCACGCCCTGCTCGTCGGTGTTCCCGGGCTTGCCAAGACCAAGCTTGTCGCCACGCTTGGCACCGTGCTGGGGCTGAGCACCAACCGCATCCAGTTCACCCCTGACCTGATGCCATCGGATATTCTGGGCTCCGAAGTCATGGATCAGGACGAGACCGGACGGCGCTCGTTCCGCTTTGTGCCGGGCCCGGTGTTCACCCAGCTTCTGATGGCCGATGAAATCAACCGCGCCTCGCCGCGCACCCAGTCGGCGCTGCTGCAGGCGATGCAGGAATATCATGTCACCGTCGCCGGCGCACCGCATGATCTGCCGCGTCCCTTCCATGTGCTGGCCACCCAGAACCCGCTGGAACAGGAAGGCACCTACCCGCTTCCCGAAGCCCAGCTTGACCGCTTCCTGATGCAGGTCGACGTGCCCTACCCGGAAATGGCGGCGGAACGGCAGATCCTGCTTGAAACCACCGGCGCCGAGGAATCTATTGCCAGGCCGGCCATAACCATGGAACGCCTCGCCGCGATCCAGATGCTGATCCGGCAGATGCCGGTGCCCGAATCGGTGGTCGACGCCATTCTCGAACTCGTGCGCGCCGCCCGTCCCGGTCATGGCAACGCACGCGTCGACGAAACCGTGTCCTGGGGCCCCGGCCCGCGCGCCGGTCAGGCGCTGATGCTTTGTGCCCGTGCTCGCGCGCTTTATGATGGCCGGCTGGCGCCATCGATTGACGATGTCCGCGCGCTGGCCGAGCCGATCCTGCAGCACCGCATGGCGCTGACCTTTGCCGCCCGCGCCGAAGGCATCGGCATCCGCGATGTCATCGCCGGGCTTGTCACCCCGAAAGCCGGGTGA